A region of Ovis canadensis isolate MfBH-ARS-UI-01 breed Bighorn chromosome 19, ARS-UI_OviCan_v2, whole genome shotgun sequence DNA encodes the following proteins:
- the TKT gene encoding transketolase, with protein sequence MEAYHKPDQQKLQALKDTANRLRISSIQATTAAGSGHPTSCCSAAEIMAVLFFHTMRYKALDPRNPHNDRFVLSKGHAAPILYAVWAEAGFLPESELLNLRKISSDLDGHPVPKQAFTDVATGSLGQGLGAACGMAYTGKYFDKASYRVYCMLGDGELSEGSVWEAMAFASIYKLDNLVAILDINRLGQSDPAPLQHQMDVYQKRCEAFGWNAVIVDGHSVEELCKAFGQVKNQPTVIIAKTFKGRGITGIEDKESWHGKPLPKNMADQIIQEIYGQIQSKKKILATPPQEDAPSVDITNIRMPTPPSYKVGDKIATRKAYGQALAKLGHASDRIIALDGDTKNSTFSELFKKEHPDRFIECYIAEQNMVSIAVGCATRDRTVPFCSTFAAFFTRAFDQIRMAAISESNINLCGSHCGVSIGEDGPSQMALEDLAMFRSIPMSTVFYPSDGVATEKAVELAANTKGICFIRTSRPENAIIYNNNEDFQIGQAKVVLKNKDDQVTVIGAGVTLHEALAAADLLKREKINIRVLDPFTIKPLDKKLILDSARATKGRILTVEDHYYEGGIGEAVASAVVGEPGVTVTRLAVGQVPRSGKPAELLKMFGIDRDAIAQAVRGLVTRA encoded by the exons CCACCCCACGTCATGCTGCAGCGCTGCTGAGATCATGGCTGTCCTCTTCTTCCACACCATGCGCTACAAGGCCCTGGATCCCCGGAACCCTCACAACGACCGCTTTGTTCTCTCCAAG GGCCACGCAGCGCCCATCCTGTATGCCGTCTGGGCTGAAGCTGGCTTCCTGCCGGAGTCAGAGCTGCTGAATCTGAGGAAGATCAGCTCCGACTTGGACGGGCACCCTGTCCCG AAACAAGCTTTCACCGATGTGGCCACTGGCTCCCTGGGCCAGGGCCTTGGAGCCGCTTGTGGGATGGCCTACACAGGCAAATACTTCGACAAAGCCAG CTACCGGGTCTATTGCATGCTGGGAGACGGGGAGCTGTCAGAGGGCTCCGTGTGGGAGGCCATGGCCTTCGCCAGCATCTACAAGCTGGACAACCTTGTTGCCATTCTTGACATCAACCGCCTGGGCCAGAGTGACCCTGCCCCGCTGCAGCATCAGATGGATGTCTACCAGAAGCGCTGCGAGGCCTTCGG TTGGAATGCTGTCATCGTAGATGGACACAGCGTGGAGGAACTGTGCAAGGCCTTCGGGCAAGTGAAGAACCAGCCAACAGTCATCATTGCCAAGACCTTCAAGGGCCGAGGCATCACAG GGATAGAAGATAAGGAGTCTTGGCATGGGAAGCCCCTCCCCAAAAATATGGCCGATCAGATCATCCAGGAAATCTACGGTCAGATCCAGAGCAAGAAGAAGATCCTGGCGACCCCCCCACAGGAGGACGCCCCCTCAGTGGACATCACCAACATCCGAATGCCCACCCCGCCCAGCTACAAAGTTGGGGACAAG ATAGCTACCCGCAAGGCCTATGGACAGGCCCTGGCCAAGCTGGGCCATGCTAGTGACCGCATCATCGCCCTGGATGGGGACACCAAGAACTCCACCTTCTCAGAACTCTTCAAAAAGGAGCACCCGGACCGTTTCATTGAGTGTTACATTGCTGAGCAGAACATG GTGAGCATTGCCGTGGGCTGCGCCACACGCGACAGGACGGTGCCCTTCTGCAGCACCTTCGCAGCCTTCTTTACACGGGCCTTCGACCAGATTCGCATGGCAGCCATCTCCGAGAGCAACATAAACCTCTGCGGCTCGCACTGCGGTGTGTCCATCG GAGAAGACGGGCCCTCCCAGATGGCCCTGGAAGATCTGGCCATGTTTCGTTCTATCCCCATGTCGACTGTCTTTTACCCAAGTGATGGGGTGGCTACGGAGAAGGCAGTAGAATTAGCAGCCAATACAAAG GGTATCTGCTTCATCCGGACCAGCCGCCCAGAAAATGCTATCATCTACAACAACAATGAAGATTTCCAAATCGGACAAGCCAAG GTAGTCCTGAAGAACAAGGATGACCAGGTGACTGTGATTGGTGCTGGGGTGACCCTGCACGAGGCTCTGGCAGCTGCTGACCTGCTGAAGAGAG AAAAGATCAACATTCGCGTGTTGGACCCTTTCACCATCAAGCCCCTGGATAAGAAGCTCATTCTTGACAGTGCCCGTGCTACCAAGGGCAGGATCCTCACTGTGGAGGACCACTACTATGAAG GTGGCATAGGTGAGGCAGTGGCCTCTGCAGTTGTGGGAGAGCCTGGTGTCACTGTCACCCGCCTGGCGGTCGGCCAGGTGCCAAGAAGCGGGAAACCAGCGGAGCTGCTGAAGATGTTTGGCATTGACAGGGACGCCATCGCACAGGCCGTGCGGGGCCTGGTGACCAGGGCCTAG